The proteins below are encoded in one region of Brachyspira intermedia PWS/A:
- a CDS encoding ABC transporter ATP-binding protein produces MSVIKVDNITKDYGSSRGVFDLSFEVNKGEIFGMLGPNGAGKTTTIRQLMGFIKSDKGNAKILNMNCFYKRENIQSKLGYLPGEIAFMDEMKGDDFINFIADMKSIKNKNRIKELIDIFELDANRKINKMSKGTKQKIGIVCAFMNEPEVVILDEPTSGLDPLMQKKFIDLILEEKKKGTTIFMSSHIFEEIEKTCDRTAILKDGRLIAIENMDELKSKKNKNFEVVFKNEKDAENFKNKISFKSELNNNNIVKIVIANNEVNSFIKELSNYDILDINSSSQTLEELFLHFYNK; encoded by the coding sequence ATGTCTGTAATAAAAGTAGATAATATTACTAAAGATTATGGAAGCAGCAGAGGAGTATTTGATTTATCCTTTGAAGTGAATAAAGGCGAAATATTTGGAATGCTTGGCCCTAATGGAGCTGGTAAGACAACAACTATAAGACAATTAATGGGATTTATAAAATCTGATAAAGGCAATGCTAAAATATTAAATATGAATTGTTTTTATAAAAGAGAAAATATACAATCAAAACTTGGATATTTACCCGGTGAAATTGCTTTTATGGATGAGATGAAAGGCGATGATTTTATAAATTTTATTGCTGATATGAAATCAATAAAAAATAAAAATAGAATTAAAGAGCTTATAGATATTTTTGAATTGGATGCTAACAGAAAAATAAATAAAATGTCTAAAGGTACTAAACAAAAAATAGGTATAGTATGTGCTTTTATGAATGAGCCTGAAGTTGTTATATTAGATGAGCCTACTAGCGGACTTGATCCTTTGATGCAGAAAAAGTTTATTGATTTAATTTTAGAAGAAAAGAAAAAAGGCACTACAATTTTCATGTCATCGCATATATTTGAAGAGATAGAAAAAACATGCGATAGAACTGCTATATTAAAAGATGGCAGGCTAATTGCTATAGAAAATATGGATGAATTAAAATCTAAAAAGAATAAGAATTTTGAAGTAGTATTTAAAAATGAAAAAGATGCTGAAAATTTTAAAAATAAAATTAGTTTTAAATCTGAATTGAATAATAATAATATTGTAAAAATTGTTATTGCTAATAATGAAGTTAATAGTTTTATAAAAGAACTTAGCAATTATGATATATTAGATATTAATTCTTCAAGTCAGACTTTGGAGGAGTTATTTTTGCATTTTTATAATAAATAA
- a CDS encoding TetR/AcrR family transcriptional regulator, producing MSKNANIPEDKREAIINASIEEFSKYEYKHAILENISNNANISKSLLLYHFQNKRNLYLYVYEYVYEYIGKIIADSDFFKITDFFELMEYSFYKKLEMMEKYKSIFDFLIRGYFDESEVVKEIVNNYKNKKQIDISSYFKNIDTTKFKDDVNMQDIIEMITYTSEGYLQSRKKMKIKIDKDDMIKQYSKWMKMFKQISYKEEYL from the coding sequence ATGAGTAAAAATGCCAATATACCAGAAGATAAAAGGGAAGCTATTATCAATGCTTCTATAGAAGAGTTTTCAAAGTATGAATATAAGCATGCTATTTTAGAAAATATTTCTAATAATGCTAATATATCAAAGTCGCTTTTATTGTATCATTTTCAAAATAAGAGGAATTTATATTTGTATGTTTATGAGTATGTATATGAATATATAGGAAAGATTATTGCTGATTCTGATTTTTTCAAGATTACAGATTTTTTTGAACTTATGGAATATTCTTTTTATAAAAAATTAGAAATGATGGAAAAATATAAATCTATATTTGATTTTTTAATACGGGGATATTTTGATGAAAGTGAAGTTGTTAAGGAAATAGTTAATAATTATAAAAATAAAAAACAAATTGATATAAGCAGTTATTTTAAAAATATTGATACAACTAAATTTAAAGATGATGTTAATATGCAAGATATTATAGAAATGATAACATACACATCGGAAGGTTATTTACAGAGCAGAAAAAAAATGAAAATCAAAATAGATAAAGATGACATGATAAAACAGTATTCTAAATGGATGAAGATGTTTAAGCAGATTTCATACAAGGAAGAATATTTATAA